AGGCCGCTCTCGCCGCGGGCCACGGGCTCGCCCTGGTCGTCGACCACGGCGACCTGGATGCCGGGGATGGGGGACTGCGCGGACCCGGGCTTCGTGGCGGTGACCCCGGGGAGCGCGGAGATCATGATGCCGCCGGTCTCCGTCTGCCACCACGTGTCGACGACGGGCACGTCGCCGCCGCCGATCACGTCGCGGTACCAGCGCCACGCCTCCGGGTTGATGGGCTCGCCGACCGAGCCGAGCAGCCGGATGGAGGAGAGGTCGCGCGCGTCCGGGATCTCGCGGCCGGTCTTCATGAAGGAGCGGATGGCGGTGGGCGCCGCGTAGAGGATCGTCACCCCGTGCCTCTCGACGATGTCCCACCAGCGGCCGGGCGCGGGGGAGTCGGGCGTGCCCTCGTAGATGACCTGGGTGGCGCCGTTGGCGAGCGGGCCGTAGACCACGTAGCTGTGGCCGGTGATCCAGCCGACGTCGGCCGTGCACCAGTAGACGTCGGTCTCGGGGTGCAGGTCGAAGACGTTGCGGTGGGTGTACGCGACCTGCGTGAGGTAGCCGCCCGAGGTGTGCAGGATGCCCTTCGGCTTCCCGGTCGTGCCGCTCGTGTAAAGGATGAAGAGCGGGTGCTCGGCCTCGAACGCCTCCGCCACGTGCTCCGGATCCGCGGCGGCGACGCGTTCGTGCCACCAGAGGTCGCGGGCGTCGTCCCACTCCACCTCGTTCTCGCCGCGCCGCACGACGAGGACGTGTTCGACGGATCCGGCGGATCCCACGAGCGCGGCGTCTACCGCGGACTTCAGCGGGAAGACCTTGCCCTTGCGCCAGCCGCCGTCCGCGGTGATCACGATGCGCGCCGCGGCGTCGTCGATGCGCGCCCGCAGGCTCTCGGCGCTGAACCCGCCGAACACGACCGAGTGGACGGCGCCGATGCGAGCCACGGCCAGCATCGCGATCACGGCCTCCGGGATCATCGGGAGGTAGATCGCGACGCGGTCTCCCGCGACGACGCCCAGGTCGCGCAGGGCGTTCGCCGCGCGCTTGACCTCCGCGGTGAGCTCGGCGTAGGTGAGGTCGCGGGTGTCGCCGGGCTCGCCCTCCCAGTGCAGCGCGACGCGGTCACCGTGCCCGGCGAGCACGTGCCGGTCGAGGCAGTTGTAGGCCACGTTGAGGCGGCCCTCGGGGAACCAGCGGGCCACGGGGGCGTCCGACCAGTCGAGCACCGTCTCGAACGGGGTCTCCCAGGTGACGAGCTCGCGGGCCCGGTCGGCCCAGAAGCCGAGGCGGTCTGCGGCGGCGGATGCGGCGAGGGACTCGTCGGCGACCCGGGTCGCGCAGAAGGCCTCCGACGGCGGGTGGACGGGCCCCGGGTCGGGCGACGGCGGGGGAGCGGTCGTCCCCTCCTCGTCCTGTTCGCGCGCGGCGGGCCTCGGGGCTCCGTGCTCGGTCGATCGGGGGTTCGTGGACATCGTCATCGTCATCCTCTCCGCGACCCACGTTAGCGGGTGGGCACCTCGGCACCGCGGGCGACGGGTGGTGGACGTGGCGAAGTCCTTGGCCGGGAGTCCGGTGGGGGAACGGCCAGAACGCGCCGAACCCTCCCGTGGCGGGAGGCGTGCGGCGTATGCTCATGCCGTCGGGCCAAGCCCGGCGTGTGGCGGATCCAGGATTCCCCCGATCCTTCGTCACGTGGCGGCGCCCGTTCCCCCGATGGGCGCCGCCCCTCTCCTCCTCCCCAGCACGTGACGGCGACGCCTCCTCCCCGCGTCGGGTGCGCCCGGTATCGCTCCGCACGCCCGCGCATAGCCTCCGCGCATGGTCGAGTGGCAGGCATCCGTCGTCGGTCGGGGCGTCCTCCCGGGGGAGGCGTCGCGGCACAGGTCCGCAGGGGGCGCGGGTCCGGGCGCGAGCGCGCGTCCGCTCGTCGCCGCCGCGGCGTTCGTCCCCCGGGCACGGACGCCGGGCGGGACCGTCCCCGGGGCGGACCCGTCCATCGTCGGAGGATCTGACGCCGGCGTGGCCCTCCGGCTGCCCGGGGGCGATCGCGCCGCCGAGGCCGCATCGACCCCGCCCTCGCGCCGGGTCCCGTCCGCCCTCGGTCCCCTCGCCCCTCTGGCCCGGGATCCTCGGACGACCGACGTGTTCGTCAACGGGGACGGCGAGGTCTGGGTGGACCGCGGATCCGGGCCCGAGCGCCGACCCGACGTCGACCTCGGCGGCGAGCCGTCCGTGCGGGCGCTCGCCGTGCGGCTGGCAGCGGAGGGCGGGCGGCACCTGGACGAGGCAGCGCCGTGCGTCGACGTCCGGCTGGGCGACGGGATGCGCATCCACGCGGTCCTGCCGCCCGTGTCGACGCGCGGCACGCTGCTCTCGATCCGGCTCCCCTCGCGGGCGAGGCCGACGCTCGACGCGCTCGACGCGGCGGGTGCGTTCCCGCCCGGCTGTCGCGCACTGCTGGAGGAGGCGGTGCGGCGGCGCACGAACCTCCTGATCACGGGGGCGGGCGGCAGCGGGAAGACGACCCTGCTCGGCGCGCTCCTCGCCCGTGCGGATCCACGGGAGCGCATCGTGATCGTGGAGGACGTCGCCGAGCTGCGGGTGCGGCACGCGCACGTCGTGTCGCTCGAGGCCAGGCAGGCGAACATCGAGGGGGCAGGGGAGCTGTCGCTGCCGCGCCTGGTTCGGGAGGCGCTTCGGATGCGGCCGGACCGACTGGTCGTGGGGGAGTGCCGGGGCAGCGAGATCCGGGAGCTGCTCGGAGCGCTGAACACCGGGCACGACGGAGGCGCAGGCACCCTGCACGCCAACGGCGTCGCCGACGTCCCCGCCCGACTCGAGGCGCTGGGCGCGCTCGCCGGCATGGACGCCGTCACGACGGCACGGCAGGCGGTGAGCGCGATCGGTCTCGTGATCCACCTCGCACGCACGACGCAGGGGCGTCGGGTGACGGCCGCCGGGCGCCTCGTGACCGGCGTCGATGGTCGCCTTCGCGTCATGCCGGTGCGATGGGATCCCGCGACGGTCCCGGTGGCGCGGGCCGCCGTGGCTGCGTCGGCGACCGACGCGCACGGGAGCCGCGCGTGATCCGGCGCGCACACGCCCTCCGGTCGCGTCTCCGGGGCGCAGGCGACGAGGCGGTCGTCGAGGAGACGGAGGAGATCGCCACGTTCGTGCGACGCCTCGCGGTCCTGCTGGGCGCGGGGCTGCACCTCGAGCGCGCGTGGTCGCAGCTGGCGCCGCCGGGCGGACGGGCCCGACGCGGCGAGCGCGCGGTGCCCGCCCTGGTCCGCCGGGTGGCCTCGGGGGCAGGATCCGCTCCGCTCGCCGAGCGCGTCGTGGCGGCGGCCACCGCGGTCGAGCCGGCAGGCGGAGCCACCGCGGGATCGTGGTGCGCGCTCGCCGCCGGGCTCGAGGTCGCGGATCGCACGGGAGCGCCGCTCGCGCGGTCCCTCGACCGGCTCGCCGTCTCCCTCGTCGACATCGCCCGAGTCCGCCGCGACGCGGGGACGGCGCTCGCCGGCCCGGTGGCGACCAGCCGCACGGTGCTCCTCATGCCCGGTGCCGGTCTGCTCCTGGCGGCAGGGCTCGGGTTCGATCCGCTCCGCGTCCTCGTGACGACCCTGCCCGGGTTGGCGTGCCTCGGCGTGGGTTCCTCGCTCGTGGCGATCGGGTGGCGGTGGAACCGCGACCTGGTGAGACGCGCCACGCCGCACGAGCCGGCACCTGGGCTCGTCCTCGACCTCGTGGCGATGGCCATGTCCGGCGGGGCGTCCGTGCCTCGGGCCGTCGCGGTCGTCCGCCGTGCATGCGAGCGCGCCGGGCTGGGGGAGGCCGACGACCTCGACGCCGTCGGGCCGGTCGTGGACGCGGCGGCACGCACGGGCGCACCCGTCGCGGTGCTTCTGGCGAGCGAGGCGGAACGGATCCGCAGGGACGCCGCCACATGGGCCGAACGCGCTGCGGCGCGTCTGGCCGCGCGGCTCATGCTGCCGCTGGGCGTGTGCGTCCTGCCGGCGTTCCTGGCGGTGGGCGTCGTGCCGATGCTGCTGGCCGTCGTGTCCTCAACACTCGGCCGCGGATGACGGCGTCCACCGTCGCGGGTCCCGACGCGGGTCGAGCCCGGCGGACGGGGCATGGTGGCGTCCCGGTCGATGGTCGGCGGGGACAGGACGGCGGGCATCGCCCGTCAGAGGGAGAGGACGAGGACATGGGACGAATCGAGGAGCGGACGCACGCGATCGACGCGCGCGGCGCGGACGCCGAGGCGGCTCGGGGGCCCGCATCCGGGATGACCGGAGCAGCGATGGCGCCGGAGGGCCGCGCCGTCTGGCCGCTGGCCGCCGCGCGAACGGCTCCGACGCGATCATCGGGGCGGGCCACGAGCTGCGCGGGGATCTGCGGCGGAGAGGTCGTGACGGCCTCCCCGGGGCTCGTGCCCTCGCGGTCAGCGCGTGTCGTCCGGGCAGCGCGTCGTGCTCTCCTCTGCCGCGCACCGGGCGACGCGGGCGCGGCCACCGCCGAGTACGCCATCGCGACCATGGCGGCGGTGGCCTTCGCCGGGCTGCTCGTGGTCATCCTGCAGAGCGACGAGGTCCGCGGGATGCTCCTCGACCTCGTGCGGCGCGCCCTGACCTACGACCGGTGATCGCGCTCACCTCGGCGGAGGGGCATCCGCACCGCGATCCGCATCCGCACCCGGTGGCGGATCGCGGGGCGGCGGCTGCGGAGCTGGCGGTCGTGCTGCCCGCGGTCGTGCTGGTCCTCGGGCTGTGCCTCGGGGCCGTGCAGACGGTCGGCCAGCAGGTCGTGCTGACGTCCGCGGCGGAGGAGGCGGCCCGGAGCATCGGCCGCGGGGAAGATGCGGGCACGGCGGCGGCGCGCATCGAGGGCGCCGCCGCGGGAGCGTCCATGGCGGTGGATCGGACGGGTCACGCCGTATGCGTCCGGCTCACCGCCCCCAGCCGGTTCGCGCCCGCTGGCGCGGCCGGGCTCCGCGTCCAGGCGAAGGGCTGCGCGTGGCAGGAGGATCCGGGTGCCCCGTGACGGCGACACCGGCTCGGGCACCGCGCTCGCGGTCGGCGTGCTCGGCGCCGTCACGGCCCTCGCGCTCGCCACGGTCGCCGTCTCGTCCGTGCTCGTGGAGAGGGCGGCCGCGGCGGGGGCCGCGGACTCCGGGGCGCTCGCCGCGGCGGACGTCGCGGCCGGGTTCGCTGTCGGCTCACCCTGCGCGGCGGCCGAGGAGGTCGTGGTCGCCGCCGGGGCGGCGCTCACGGGCTGCGAGGTCTCGGGCACGACGGCGGTCGTGGAGGCGGAGCGCGGCGGTCCCCTGGGCATCCAGGTGACGGCGCGTGCGCGAGCAGGTCAGCCGCCGGCCCGGGCACCGGGATGACCGGCGTGGGCGCCCCGGCCGGGCGTCGACGCCCTCCGGTTCGTCTCCGGACGCGCCGGGTCCAGAGCGTCACTCGGCCGGCCCAGGAGGGCGGACGAGCCTGGGTCGGGCGTCCGGGTCGGGCCTCGGACAGGCGCTCCGGCCGGGCCGCCGAGGAGCCGAGACGCGTCGCGTCCAGGCCGCACCGCGATTAGGTGGCCGGTCGGTGCGCGTGTGTATGGTGTGCCTTGTCGGGGACCCCGCCGCACGTCGCCCCGGATCGGATCCGATCCGAGCGGGCACGCATCCCGGACACCGGGCCGGTCATCGGTCCCCATGAACGCATATATAAGGAGTCACGTGCCCGGCACGAAGAAGTTGGTCATCGTCGAGTCGCCGGCCAAGGCCAAGACGATCGCCCAGTACCTGGGCAGCGGCTACGAGGTCCAGGCCTCCGTGGGTCACATCCGCGACCTCATCGAGCCCAAGAACCTGCCGCCGGAGCTGAAGAAGGGCACGCTCGGCAAGTTCTCCGTGGACGTGGAGAACGGCTTCGAGCCGTACTACGTCGTCAGCGATCAGAAGAAGAAGACGGTCGCCGACCTCAAGCGGGCGCTCAAGGACGCCGACGAGCTCTTCCTCGCGACGGATGAGGACCGAGAGGGCGAGGCCATCGCATGGCACCTGCTGCAGGTGCTGAAGCCGAAGGTGCCGGTCAAGCGCATGGTGTTCCACGAGATCACCAAGGAGGCCATCGAGCGCGCACGGGACAGCACGCGCGACATCGACACGGCCCTCGTCGACGCGCAGGAGACGCGACGCATCCTCGACCGCCTCTACGGCTACGAGGTGTCGCCCGTGCTCTGGCGCAAGGTCGGACCCGGGCTGTCGGCGGGCCGCGTGCAGTCCGCGGCGACCCGGCTCGTCGTTGACCGCGAGCGCGAGCGCCTGGCCTTCGTCACCGCCTCGTACTGGGATCTGACGGCGTCGCTCTCGCCGCTCGAGCAGGAGCTGCCGTTCGATGCCCGGCTCGTCCGCATCGACGGCGCCCGCATCGCGACGGGTCGCGACTTCGACGACAAGGGCGCGCTGAAGAACGACTCGCGCCCGCTCGACGCCAGCAGCGCGGAGGCCCTCGCCGAGGCGCTCCGCGACCCCTCGGTGCCGCTGAAGGTGCAGAGCGTCGAGTCGAAGCCCTACACGCGTCGCCCTGCCGCGCCGTTCACCACGTCGACTCTCCAGCAGGAGGCGGCGCGCAAGCTCCGCTTCTCCGCACGGCAGACGATGAGCGTGGCGCAGTCGCTCTACGAGAACGGCTACATCACCTACATGCGCACTGACTCGCCCTCGCTCTCGCAGCAGGCGATCAACGCGGCGCGCAAGCAGGCCGCGGAGCTCTACGGGCCCGAGACCGTGCCGGACAAGCCGCGCCTCTACGCGGGCAAGAGCAAGAACGCGCAGGAGGCCCACGAGGCCGTGCGCCCCGCCGGCGAGACCTTCCGCACTCCCCAGCAGCTCGCCTCCACGCTGCGCGGCAACGACCACAAGCTCTACGACCTCATCTGGAAGCGCACCATCGCGTCGCAGATGGCGGACGCGAAGGGATCCACCGCGTCGGTCGTCATCGCCGCAGGACCCACGTCCGCGGGCGAGGTGGCCGAGTTCGCCGCCTCGGGGACGGTCATCACGTTCCGCGGCTTCCTGGCGGCCTACGAGGAGAGCCGCGACGAGGAGCGCCACGGCGCCGCCGAGCCACGCGAGGCCAAGCTGCCCGACCTCAAGAAGGGCCAGGACCTGCGCCTCGTCGACGTCGACGCGAAGGGGCACGAGACCAGCCCGCCGCCGCGCTACACGGAGGCGAGCCTCGTCAAGACGCTCGAGGAGCTGGGCATCGGTCGTCCGTCGACCTACGCGGCCATCATCTCGACGATCGTCGACCGCGGCTACGTCACGCCGCGGGGCACCGCGCTCGTCCCGAACTGGATCGCCTTCTCGGTGGTGCGGCTGCTGGAGGAGTTCTTCACGGAGCTGGTGCAGTACGACTTCACCGCGGGCATGGAGGACGACCTCGACCGCATCGCGGAGGGGGCGGCCGAGCGCGTCGACTGGCTGAAGGGCTTCTACTACGGCAACGACGCGCACAAGGGGCTCCGCCCCACCATCGACAACCTCGGCGAGATCGACGCCAAGGAGATCAACTCGCTGCGCATCGCGGACGACATCACCCTTCGCATCGGAAAGTACGGGCCCTACCTGGAGGTGCACGAGGAGGGAGCCGCCGCGGACGCGACGCCCCGCCGCGTCAACCTGCCGGAGGACCTCGCTCCGGACGAGCTGACGGCGGCCAAGGCCCGCGAGCTCATCGACGCGCCGGTCGTCACCGACCGCGTCATCGGCATCAACCCCGACAACGGCAAGCAGGTCGTGGCGAAGGACGGCCGCTACGGCCCCTACGTCACCGAGCTCGATCCCGAGCCCGAGCCCGAGGCCGCGCCCGCCGCCGCTGCGGACGGCGTCGATCCCGCGACCGGCGAGGTGCTCGAGAGCGCGTCGACGACGACCACGGCGGCACCCGCGAAGAAGGCGCCCGCCAAGAAGCCGGCGGCGAAGAAGGCGGCGGCCGTGAAGCCGCGCACGGCCTCCATCTTCAAGTCGATGGACCTCGCCACGGTCGACCTCGAGACGGCCCTGCGCCTCCTCGACCTCCCGCGGGTCGTGGGTGAGGACCCGGAGACGGCCACGCCCATCACGGCCCAGAACGGGAAGTACGGCCCGTACCTGAAGAAGGGGACGGACTCGCGTTCGCTCACGAGCGAGGAGCAGATCTTCGAGATCGACCTGCCCGGCGCCCTCGAGGTGTTCGCGCAGCCCAAATACGGTGCGCGCCGTCCGTCCAGCGCGCTCAAGGAGTTCGACGCGGATCCCGTGAGCGGTAAGGGCATCAAGGTGAAGGACGGCCGCTTCGGCCCGTACGTCACCGACGGCGAGACCAACGCGACGATCCCGAAGAGCGAGTCCGTCGAGGACATCGACTTCGACCGGGCGGTCGAGCTGCTGGCCGACAAGCGCGCCAAGGGGCCCGCCAAGCCCAAGGCGAAGGCGAAGGCCCCGGCGAAGGCGAAGGCCAAGGCGCCCGCCAAGGCGAAGGCCCCGGCCAAGCCGGGCGCCGCCGCGAAGGCGACGGGAACGACGGCCGCCGCCACGAAGGCTGCGGCGACGAGGGCCGCCAACAAGGCGGCCGCTGCCGCGGCGACCGCGTCCGACGCGACGTGACCGGCGTCTTCATCACCCTGGAGGGCGGCGACGGCGTAGGGAAGTCCACGCAGTCGGCGCTGCTCCGGGAATGGCTGGAGGAGCAGGGCCACGAGGTCGTCGTCACCCGCGAGCCCGGCGGCAGCGACCTCGGCCAGGAGATCCGCGAGATCGTGCTGCACCGGCGTGGCCACATCGCGCCGCGGGCCGAGGCTCTCCTGTACGCGGCCGACCGTGCGCACCACGTCGAGACGGTCGTCCGGCCTGCGCTCGAGCGGGGCGCGGTCGTCCTCCAGGACCGCTACCTCGACTCGTCCGTCGCCTACCAGGGCGCCGGCCGTGTGCTGGACGCCGCCGAGATCCGCGACCTCTCGCTCTGGGCCGCACAGGGGCTCCTGCCCGACCTGACCGTGCTGCTCGACCTCGACCAGGCCGCCGCCCGGATCCGCCTCGACGCCGCGCGGACCCGCTTCGACCGGCTCGAGGCCGAGCGCGCCGACTTCCACGAGCGCGTGCGCCAGGCGTTCCTCGGGCTCGCGGCCGCGGAGCCGGAGCGCTTCCTGGTCGTCGACGCCGGGTGGCCGCGCGAGGTGATCGCGGCGGAGATCCGCGCCCGGGCACACGTACTGATCGCGGCGGGAGCATCCGCGTGAGCGACGCGGAGACCGACCGCGCCGCCGCGACGCAGGCCGCCGTTGCCCGGGGAGACGCGACGCCCGCGAGCCCCGACGGCCGCGCGATCTGGGACGAGCTCACCGGCCAGTCCGAGGCCGTCGCGCTCCTCGCCGCCGCCAGCAGCCCGCGGGCCACCGCGCGTGACGCCGCCGGCACGGCGCTGGCGCATTCGTGGCTCATCACCGGGCCCCCCGGGTCCGGCCGCTCGAACCTCGCCTACGCCTTCGCGACCGCGCTGCTCAGCGACGGCACGCCGGAGGGGGACGCGGCGACATCCCGCCAGGTCGCGGCCCGCAGCCACCCCGACCTCGGCGTGCTCGCCACCGAGCGGGTCATCATCGCCATCGACGAGGTGCGCGCGCTCGTCACCTCGTCGCAGTACTCGCCGTCGGTCGGCCGCTACCGGGTCATGGTCATCGAGGACGCCGACCGGATGACCGAGCGCACGTCGAACCTGCTGCTGAAGGCGCTCGAGGAGCCGCCGGAGCGCA
This window of the Clavibacter sepedonicus genome carries:
- the acs gene encoding acetate--CoA ligase, with protein sequence MTMSTNPRSTEHGAPRPAAREQDEEGTTAPPPSPDPGPVHPPSEAFCATRVADESLAASAAADRLGFWADRARELVTWETPFETVLDWSDAPVARWFPEGRLNVAYNCLDRHVLAGHGDRVALHWEGEPGDTRDLTYAELTAEVKRAANALRDLGVVAGDRVAIYLPMIPEAVIAMLAVARIGAVHSVVFGGFSAESLRARIDDAAARIVITADGGWRKGKVFPLKSAVDAALVGSAGSVEHVLVVRRGENEVEWDDARDLWWHERVAAADPEHVAEAFEAEHPLFILYTSGTTGKPKGILHTSGGYLTQVAYTHRNVFDLHPETDVYWCTADVGWITGHSYVVYGPLANGATQVIYEGTPDSPAPGRWWDIVERHGVTILYAAPTAIRSFMKTGREIPDARDLSSIRLLGSVGEPINPEAWRWYRDVIGGGDVPVVDTWWQTETGGIMISALPGVTATKPGSAQSPIPGIQVAVVDDQGEPVARGESGLLVVTEPWPGMLRGIWGDPERYRETYWDRFGDRYFAGDGARLDEDGDIWLLGRVDDVMNVSGHRLSTAEIESSLVAHPYVAEAAVVGASDEATGQAVVAFVILRSAEASALGDEDPNEVLRKHVSDQIGAIAKPRRVFVVQELPKTRSGKIMRRLLRDVAEGRAIGDTTTLADTQVMQVISDRMSAG
- a CDS encoding TadA family conjugal transfer-associated ATPase — encoded protein: MVEWQASVVGRGVLPGEASRHRSAGGAGPGASARPLVAAAAFVPRARTPGGTVPGADPSIVGGSDAGVALRLPGGDRAAEAASTPPSRRVPSALGPLAPLARDPRTTDVFVNGDGEVWVDRGSGPERRPDVDLGGEPSVRALAVRLAAEGGRHLDEAAPCVDVRLGDGMRIHAVLPPVSTRGTLLSIRLPSRARPTLDALDAAGAFPPGCRALLEEAVRRRTNLLITGAGGSGKTTLLGALLARADPRERIVIVEDVAELRVRHAHVVSLEARQANIEGAGELSLPRLVREALRMRPDRLVVGECRGSEIRELLGALNTGHDGGAGTLHANGVADVPARLEALGALAGMDAVTTARQAVSAIGLVIHLARTTQGRRVTAAGRLVTGVDGRLRVMPVRWDPATVPVARAAVAASATDAHGSRA
- a CDS encoding type II secretion system F family protein, with the translated sequence MIRRAHALRSRLRGAGDEAVVEETEEIATFVRRLAVLLGAGLHLERAWSQLAPPGGRARRGERAVPALVRRVASGAGSAPLAERVVAAATAVEPAGGATAGSWCALAAGLEVADRTGAPLARSLDRLAVSLVDIARVRRDAGTALAGPVATSRTVLLMPGAGLLLAAGLGFDPLRVLVTTLPGLACLGVGSSLVAIGWRWNRDLVRRATPHEPAPGLVLDLVAMAMSGGASVPRAVAVVRRACERAGLGEADDLDAVGPVVDAAARTGAPVAVLLASEAERIRRDAATWAERAAARLAARLMLPLGVCVLPAFLAVGVVPMLLAVVSSTLGRG
- a CDS encoding DUF4244 domain-containing protein, with protein sequence MTASPGLVPSRSARVVRAARRALLCRAPGDAGAATAEYAIATMAAVAFAGLLVVILQSDEVRGMLLDLVRRALTYDR
- a CDS encoding TadE family type IV pilus minor pilin, which gives rise to MIALTSAEGHPHRDPHPHPVADRGAAAAELAVVLPAVVLVLGLCLGAVQTVGQQVVLTSAAEEAARSIGRGEDAGTAAARIEGAAAGASMAVDRTGHAVCVRLTAPSRFAPAGAAGLRVQAKGCAWQEDPGAP
- a CDS encoding Rv3654c family TadE-like protein encodes the protein MPRDGDTGSGTALAVGVLGAVTALALATVAVSSVLVERAAAAGAADSGALAAADVAAGFAVGSPCAAAEEVVVAAGAALTGCEVSGTTAVVEAERGGPLGIQVTARARAGQPPARAPG
- the topA gene encoding type I DNA topoisomerase, encoding MPGTKKLVIVESPAKAKTIAQYLGSGYEVQASVGHIRDLIEPKNLPPELKKGTLGKFSVDVENGFEPYYVVSDQKKKTVADLKRALKDADELFLATDEDREGEAIAWHLLQVLKPKVPVKRMVFHEITKEAIERARDSTRDIDTALVDAQETRRILDRLYGYEVSPVLWRKVGPGLSAGRVQSAATRLVVDRERERLAFVTASYWDLTASLSPLEQELPFDARLVRIDGARIATGRDFDDKGALKNDSRPLDASSAEALAEALRDPSVPLKVQSVESKPYTRRPAAPFTTSTLQQEAARKLRFSARQTMSVAQSLYENGYITYMRTDSPSLSQQAINAARKQAAELYGPETVPDKPRLYAGKSKNAQEAHEAVRPAGETFRTPQQLASTLRGNDHKLYDLIWKRTIASQMADAKGSTASVVIAAGPTSAGEVAEFAASGTVITFRGFLAAYEESRDEERHGAAEPREAKLPDLKKGQDLRLVDVDAKGHETSPPPRYTEASLVKTLEELGIGRPSTYAAIISTIVDRGYVTPRGTALVPNWIAFSVVRLLEEFFTELVQYDFTAGMEDDLDRIAEGAAERVDWLKGFYYGNDAHKGLRPTIDNLGEIDAKEINSLRIADDITLRIGKYGPYLEVHEEGAAADATPRRVNLPEDLAPDELTAAKARELIDAPVVTDRVIGINPDNGKQVVAKDGRYGPYVTELDPEPEPEAAPAAAADGVDPATGEVLESASTTTTAAPAKKAPAKKPAAKKAAAVKPRTASIFKSMDLATVDLETALRLLDLPRVVGEDPETATPITAQNGKYGPYLKKGTDSRSLTSEEQIFEIDLPGALEVFAQPKYGARRPSSALKEFDADPVSGKGIKVKDGRFGPYVTDGETNATIPKSESVEDIDFDRAVELLADKRAKGPAKPKAKAKAPAKAKAKAPAKAKAPAKPGAAAKATGTTAAATKAAATRAANKAAAAAATASDAT
- the tmk gene encoding dTMP kinase, with product MTGVFITLEGGDGVGKSTQSALLREWLEEQGHEVVVTREPGGSDLGQEIREIVLHRRGHIAPRAEALLYAADRAHHVETVVRPALERGAVVLQDRYLDSSVAYQGAGRVLDAAEIRDLSLWAAQGLLPDLTVLLDLDQAAARIRLDAARTRFDRLEAERADFHERVRQAFLGLAAAEPERFLVVDAGWPREVIAAEIRARAHVLIAAGASA